The sequence below is a genomic window from Paenibacillus silvisoli.
GGCATACGAGCATCGAGGACGCCGCCGCGATCGGCTGCGCGGCCGCCGATGCAGGCGTACGGTCGGCGCTCCTGCCCAGCCCGTATTATTTTCCGAATTCGTTAGCCATGGTCATGGATTATGTCGGCCGGGTGGCGGAGCGAACCGGCCTTGATATCGTATTCTACGACAATCCGGTTACGACCAAAACCTATTTCACGGCAGACCAGCTCATTCAGCTCTCCGAGGCGGTACCGCAAGTGAACGCGATCAAGATGACCGACCACAACTTCGGAAAAATCCGCGAGCTCAAAAAGCTTACCGCCTTGACGGTGTTCGGCGGCGACGATATTATCTGCTTCCGATCATTCGAAGCCGGCGTGGACGGCAGCATGATTATCGCGCCGATCATTTATCCTTCGGCATTCCGCGATTGCTGGGACGCGTATCGCGGCGGTCAGGTCGAGCTGAGCTTCCGGATCTATTGCGAAGTGCTGCTGCCGTTCATCAGCATGTTCGGACCGGGCGACGAAATTCCGACGACCAAGGCGCTCTTTAAGCATTTGGGCATTTTCGCCAGCGCCGAAACCCGCAGTCCGCTCCTGCCTTCCGACGCTGCGCGCGTGCAAGAGGTGCTGCTCGGCTACGAGCAGGTGTTCAAGAAAGGCTCGAAGTATGCGGTTTCTTGATATAACCGGTCCGATCCGGCAGGGGATGTGGTCGTATGGCGCGCCGCTGCCGCCCGTCGAGATCGAGCGGGTCGCCGATTTGCGGCGCGAGGGCTGGAGCGGCCACAAGCTGCTGCTGAACACGCTGTCCGGCACGTATCTGGAAACGGCGGATCATTTGTTCGAAGGCCGCGAGCAAATCGCGGACGTGCCGCCTGAGCGATTGATCAGCCGGGCGGTCGTTGCGCAGCTTCCGGACAAAGGCCCGCTTGAAACGATCACGGCCGCAGAGCTGTCGGAAGCCGTTCGCGGCCGGCTGCGCCCGGGCGATGCGCTTCTCGTGTCGACGGGGTGGGACCGCAACTGGGACGAGGAACGCTTTGTAACGGAATGCCCTTATTTCGAGCCCGAGGCGATGGAGTGGGTCGTTAGACAGGACGTGTCGCTCCTGGGACTGGACGTTCCGTGCGTGCAAGACCCGCGCGATGACGACGGGAGCTTGAACCGGCTGTTTTTCCAGCGGGACCGACTGCTGCTTGCGCCGCTTACGGGCTTGCGCGCGGCGGGAGAGGCGCCAGCTCGGCTAATCGCGCTTCCGCTGCTCATTCCGGGCGTGTGCGGAACGCCTTGCCGCGCCATATTGGAGAGGCTCTCCGACCCGCAAGAGCCCTAGTGATGTTAAGAAGAAGAGGTGATCGCATGCAAATGGCGCGAGTCGGCGTGCTGCTGGATCGCCAATCGGCGGAGCGCCGATGGAAGGCCGAAATAAACGTGTTTGACGGCTACATCGTCGAGCTGTTATCCGCCTTTCGGATCCCCTGCACGATGATGGAGGATATAGACGAACTGGATGGCAATAATCTTGATATTCTGATCGCCGGCCATACGGAGCATTCACGGCCTTTGATGACCAAGCTGCTCGATTTTGTCCGAGAAGGCGGGGTGCTCCTCTCCTACGGCGGGCTGAATCCGTTAGCCGGGCAGCTTGGCTTCCGCTGCGCGGCCAAATTGTCGTTCGGGTATGCGAAGCTGGGAGAATCGGACGCTGACGAGCTTCCGCTTCGATTCGCAAGCGCTACCCCGTGGGCGCAGGCCGATCCTTCGGCAGGAAGCGGGCAATCCGCCGTGCCGAGCGGCCAGCTTTCGGCGGGTTCACCCGAAGGACCGCAGTCCGGTCCGGCTGCTTGGACGATCCCGCTCGGCAGCGGCTTCATCGAACGATGGGCGATCGATATCGCCCAGTCGATCGTTACGTTCCAGCAAGGCACCGGTCCGGTCTGGGAGGATGGCATACCGGCCGGCGACGGGACCGGAGAGGTCAACGAAGGCATCCTGAAAGCCGATGACGCCATTGCGATGAATTGGCAATACGATCGGCAGCATACCGCAGGCGCAGGAGTTCCGTTCTTCGCTTATCCGTATGCCGATCTGTGGAAAGGGCATGTGGTCGGGCAACTGCTGCGATGGAGTTTGACGCTTGGGAAGACGCTGCCCTTCGCCGGCTTTTGGCCCATAGGCGTCAGCAGCATCGCTACGATTTCGCACGACAGCGACGTGAACGATGACATCCATGCCGGCAGCACGCTTGATCTGCTTGCCGAATGCGGCATCCGCACGACATGGTGCATGCTGGAGCCCGGCTATGGGGCCGATGTATACGAGCGCGTGAAGCTGGACGGACATGAGCTGGCATTTCACTACAACGCGCTTGACGAAGACGGCGGCAAGTGGGGGCGCGAGGAGTTTCTCAGACAGCAGGAATGGTTGAAGAGCGCCGCTCATCTGGATCGGATTACGACGAACAAAAACCACTATACCCGTTTCGAGGGCTGGGGAGAGCTGTTCGAGTGGTGCGAGCAGGCGGGCATTTCGGCGGATCAGACGAGAGGACCGAGCAAGAGAGGGAATGTCGGCTTTCTCTTCGGTACTTGCCATCCGTACTTTCCGATGGCAAGCTTCTCAGACCGGAACAGGCTGTACGATGTGCTCGAAATCGGATTTTTAACGCAGGACGTCGGACATCCTCAAGTCGCCGATCCGAGCGTGATCGAGCCTTTTCTCGATCGGGTGGCGACCGTGCGCGGCGTCGCGCATTTTCTGTTCCATCAAATCCATATCCATGAGAGGGAGACCGTGCGCGATGCTCTGCGGACCGTGGTTAACGAAGCCAAGAGGAAAGGGTTCGCGTTCTGGACCTCTCGGCAAATTGACGATTGGGTCAGGTCCAGACGATCGGTTTCGGTCGCAGGCGTGGATGCCGCAGGCGTTCCGATTCTTCGGCATTCGCCTGAGCGCTCGCAAACTGCCGGGGAGATGGAATGGTTTATACCGGTCTTAAACGACCCTGCCGGGAGTGACCGCGAGCGTGCCTCATTAGTAAGCATGTTCGGAGTAAGCTGCTTGCGCTGGACGAGGCAGCCATAAACGTCAATAGCCTGTGCCCGCACGCCGCGGCACAGGCTATTGACGCTGGTAACGCTTTTAAACGAAGCCATTATTGGGCATATTTGTAGCATTACAGGAAATGTTCTGCCCGTTTGGGGGTTATGCAGTGGTTACGATTGCGTTGCTTACGGTTTACTTTATGATCATCGTTACATTCTTTGTAACCGAGAAAAGCCAGCATCCGCTCGTATTGATATTCGGCTGGCTGCTCGTCGTGATGCTTCATGACGCCTATTTCACTCTAATATCCTTGAATTTGAAACTCGTTACGCCATCGACGGTTCTATCCGATTTTTACGTACGCCTCTTTGCCCAGAAATTCATCACGCCGACAATCGTCGTTTGGGCGGTAGACAGGATAAACTCGGATCGCTCCGCCGTAAGTAAATGGAGCAGTTTCATTTTCTTCTCCGCCATATTGATCCTGCAGAACGTCGTGCTTCGTTATTTGGGCATTTTATCGTTCGGTTCGGGCTGGGAGCCGTGGTTGTCGTATACGGAAGGCGTTCTGCTAATCGTGATCACGTGGCTGGGCATGCTGGCCTACCGCCGCAGACTCAGGAAGGACGGAGCTTGGCATGGCATTCATTGAGCTGTTACTGCAAAAGAATGTGCTGTTTTCTTTAGTCTGCATCCTTGTTTGCTATACGATCATTTGGAGGCTTTGGAAGGCGCTACCAGCCTCGGTCAGTATTCTAATGATGCTATTCAGCACGGTTTTGGCGTTTGGTCTGGATAATACGCTGGGCGTGGAACCGTTCGATTTTTACAATACGAATGTCGTTCCGACCTTCACCTTGCCCGATGCGTTTACATGGCTGCTGTACCCCGCGTTCGGCTTTTTGTTCACGTATTTCTATTACCGGTTCCGGATTGGCGGAGCCGCGATTACCGGCTATATTTTGCTTTGGTCCGGACTGGGGGTAGCCTTCGAAGCATTAAACGTCTATTTTGACGTCTTTCAATACAAACAGTGGAAGCTCACGTATTCGTTCTACATCTATCTGCTTGTCCAAACGTTGTACGTCATCATGTTCAATGTCGTACGGAACGCGTTCGTCCAATCCAAATACGCCTATGCAAGGAGCACAAGCCGATGGCACGCAGGCCGCAAGCGTTACTAACTCAGGACGGATTATCCTGCCTGCGCTGGCAAGATCCCAAAATCATCATGTGGTGGTCCATCTCTTTTCCGGGCTTCGGCCATTTCCTGATGCACCAATTCATTCGCGGTTTTCTATTGTCCGCCTGGGAGGTCGGCATCAATACGCTCGCCCATGTAAACGAAGCGATCGCGTACTCGTTCAGCGGCCAATTTCAGAGGGCAATTGACGTGATGGAGCCGAAATGGGTGTTTGCGTATGCCATCGTATACTTATTCGCGATCTGGGACAGCTACGTCAAGGCAATCGAGTCGAATCGCATGTATCATCTGGCCAAATTGGAAAACGCCAGGTTTGCAACAGCGATAATTAAGCCTTGGACAATAACGAACCTCAGTCAGAAACGTCCGGTTGCGGCCATGGCCTGCTCGTTCTTCTTCCCCGGACTCGGCCAGCTTTATAACAATCGGATCGGGCTGGGCTTCTACGGCGTGTTCTGGTGGTTTATTTACATGGCGCTTTCCCATTCCCACGAATCCGTCTACTTGCTCTTAACGGGCAAGCTTTCCGAGGCGAATGCTATATTGGAGCCGCAATGGCTGCTGTTTATGCCGTCCGTCATCTTCGGGGCGATGTACGATGCGTACATGACCGCGCGCGATCATAACCGGCTGTTCCGGCTGGAGCAGAAGCAGTTCCTGTCGGAGCGCTATCCGCATTACCGTCTACAATTGTTTGGAAGGGAGAAGGAATCTATTGTTGATCATTAGCACCTTTGAACATTCCATCGAAGTGGAGCAGGCGCTTGCCGTGCTGGAGACGATCGGCGTGGAGCGCTCGAAGATCATGACGGTCATGATGGACAACCACGATGAACGCATCGACAAAAGCGCAACCAGCCATCCGAACAAAAAAACGCTCGCGTTCGAGTACGCCATGGCGTCGGCAACGGCATGCAGCGTCGTCGGCATCAGCTTCGGCTTCATAACATATTGGGGGCCGATCATATGGGGCATCATCTCGGCAAATGCGGGCTTTATTGCGGGGTATACAATCACGCGGCTCTTTCAATCCCGTTATTTCAAACACGTTTTTCGGGTAAAAGAACGGCTGCCGGAGCTTGCGGTCATTATCGATTGCGAGGACGGCCGGTTTCCCGACGTGCAGCGCGTGCTCTGGGAATACGAGGCGTTGTCGGTCGGTACGATCCATTCGTAAATAAGCAGGGCACCTCTCCACAACCGGGAGAGGTGCCTTTTTCATGCATCCGTCAATCCTTCATCATCTTCAACAGCACCGTCAGCGGAGTGGACGCAGGCTCGATTTCCGTTATGCCGTACATATCGCTCCAGCTGTAAATGACTAGGAAGGGCAGCAGCCCGATCGCAAGGACAGCGAGTAAGAAACCGAACACTAAGAACCGAACTATTTTACCGGCATGCATAGGACGTTCATCTCCTTTTCCGGCTTGTCGATCATCCGCTCCTTCTATCTTTATGCTGCAGGATGGCAGAACCGGTTAATTTTTTGTTAAAACTTACGTTAACGTAAGGAATTGATGATATAATCGATCGAGAAAAGGAAGGAAAGGGAGGCTGTGCAGCGCAGATGGATGCAGTTCGCCACTATACGATGGAAGACATCACGGAGCGGCTTGGCGTAACGGCAAGAACGCTCCATTACTATGAGGAAATCGGTCTGCTCACATCCGTTTCGCGAACGGAGGGCAGGCATCGCGTTTACGATGAAGAGATGGTCGCGCGCATCGAGCATATTTTGCGGCTGAAGCTGGCGCTCGGCGCGTCGCTGCAGGAGATTCGCGATATTTTGCAGGCGGAGGAAGAGCTTGATCGGCTGAGAGCCACGTTCTACGGGGATGCGATCACCGATGCGGAACGCGGACGTATTCTGGATGAAGCGACCGTGCGGCTGCAGGACATTATCGCCCATATCGACGAACGAATGGGGAAGCTGAGCGTGCTCAGGCAAAGCTTTGCCGAGCGTCTTGAGCGCGCAAACGGGCTGAAGGGCGGTTCAGAGTAAAGGATTTTGCTGGAGAGGGGAGAACGCCAACATGGATGAATCGCGAAAATGGTGGATATTATCCGTTACGAGTCTCGGCTCGTTATTATCCGCGCTTAACTTTAGTACGCTTATTATCGCGCTGCCGGATTTGCTGAAAGGACTTCATGCTTCGCTGCTGCAGGCAATGTGGGTCATGCTGGCTTACATGGTTGCGCAGACCGTCATGGTGCTGATGGCCGGCTCGCTGGCCGACCGGTTCGGGCGCAAGCGGGTTTATATTGCGGGCATGCTGCTGTTTACGGTCGTCTCGTTGGCCGCCGGCTTTGCCGATGACGCGCCGCTGCTGATCGTGCTCCGCATCCTGCAGGGCATCGGCGGCGCGATGGTCATGGCGAACAGCACGGCGATCGTCGCGGATGCTTTTCCCAGGGAGGAGCTTGGCAAGGCGCTGGGCATCAATATTATGGTCATCGCGGTCGGGCAAATTATCGGACCTGTGCTCGGCGGCTGGCTCACGACGGCTTTCGGCTGGGAATGGACCTTCTGGTTCAACGTGCCGTTCGGCGTCATCGGCGTACTGTGGGGGCTTGGCGTGATGGGGATGAAGGACGACAAGATCGCCGCTCCGAAGGCGGGCGGCCTCGATTTCGGCGGCGTCATCACGTACGTCATATCCGTAACGGCGCTGCTGATCGCGCTCACATGGGGGCCGATTCAAAGCTGGACGTCGCCGGTCGTCTGGATTTCCGGACTGTTCTTCGTCGTCTTGTTCCCGGTCTTCCTGCGGTTTGAGAAGCGGCATCCGAATGCGCTGCTGCATTTGCCGTTGTTTACGAACCGCATCTTCTCCTTCGGGATTATTTCGGCAACGTTAAACGCGATCGCCAGGATGGCGGTCATGTTCATGCTGATCTTCTATTTCCAAGGCGCGCTGGAGAAAGACGCGCTGGTTGCCGGCATTATGACCATTCCGCTTGCGGCCGGCATGCTTGTCGTGTCGCCGCTCGCAGGGAGCCTCGGCGATAAATACGGGGAGACGACGCCGGCAACGGTCGGTCTCGCTTTAAGCATCTTCGGCCTCGCGGGGCTTGCGCTCGATACCGATTTGACGACGCCCTTCTGGCATCTTGCCGTCTATATGACGATTATTAGCATCGGCTCAGGGCTGTTCAACTCGCCGAACTCAAGCAGCATCATGAACGCGGCAGGGGCTAAGTTCCGCGGCGAAGCGTCCGGGATAAGGTCGCTCACGACGAATATGGGCATGATGCTCAGCATCGCGTTCTCGATGCCGATCGTGACGCACAGCATCCCGCACGAAGCGATGCTGGCGATCTTCTCGGGCACGCAGGTCGGCATGAGCGGCACCGAATCGTCGCTCGGGGGCTTTATTAGCGGCTTGCATGCCGTGTTCTGGTTTATGGCTGCTTTAATGGCGCTCGCAGCCTTCATGTCCTATTTAAGGGCGACTAAATCCGCGGTCAGCCGCGGGTAATCAAGGAGACTTTCATCATTATGCAAGACCGGACCGTATTGTTGAAATTATGGGGCGTATCGCTGCTGTGGGGAGGCAACTACGTTGCCAGCGCCTATATGCTGCGCGATTTCTCGCCGATCTATCTATCGTTTGCCAGACTTGTCGTCATGTCGCTCTTCTTACTTAGCGTGGCGTTCGTGGGTCAATCCGTCCGGCGTCCGAATATGCGGGAATTTGGTCTGCTGCTGCTGGCGGGCATTACCGGAACGCTGATTAACCAGCTGTTCTATTTCGCCGGCTTGCAGCATTCGACCGCAGGCAATGCGGCGCTTATCATTGCGCTGTCGCCGATTGCGACGACATTGCTGTCGCGGATCTTCCTGAATGAAGCGATGTCGCTGCAGAAAGTGTCCGGGGCCATTGTCGCGCTGATCGGCGTCGTCTGCATCGTGCTATACGGCGGCAAGGAGATCGGCATCTCCAAGGGCGATATTTTTTTGCTGATGGCGATGCTCGGCATGTCGGTCAGCCTGCTCTTCATCCGCAAATTG
It includes:
- a CDS encoding dihydrodipicolinate synthase family protein gives rise to the protein MTKTTKLQGNIPVIPTPFLDGAIEFAGFDRLLEKTVDYVDGYVVCGSTGEAPALSTKERIDAIRYVAGKLPADKAAVVGLGHTSIEDAAAIGCAAADAGVRSALLPSPYYFPNSLAMVMDYVGRVAERTGLDIVFYDNPVTTKTYFTADQLIQLSEAVPQVNAIKMTDHNFGKIRELKKLTALTVFGGDDIICFRSFEAGVDGSMIIAPIIYPSAFRDCWDAYRGGQVELSFRIYCEVLLPFISMFGPGDEIPTTKALFKHLGIFASAETRSPLLPSDAARVQEVLLGYEQVFKKGSKYAVS
- a CDS encoding cyclase family protein; this translates as MRFLDITGPIRQGMWSYGAPLPPVEIERVADLRREGWSGHKLLLNTLSGTYLETADHLFEGREQIADVPPERLISRAVVAQLPDKGPLETITAAELSEAVRGRLRPGDALLVSTGWDRNWDEERFVTECPYFEPEAMEWVVRQDVSLLGLDVPCVQDPRDDDGSLNRLFFQRDRLLLAPLTGLRAAGEAPARLIALPLLIPGVCGTPCRAILERLSDPQEP
- a CDS encoding polysaccharide deacetylase family protein → MQMARVGVLLDRQSAERRWKAEINVFDGYIVELLSAFRIPCTMMEDIDELDGNNLDILIAGHTEHSRPLMTKLLDFVREGGVLLSYGGLNPLAGQLGFRCAAKLSFGYAKLGESDADELPLRFASATPWAQADPSAGSGQSAVPSGQLSAGSPEGPQSGPAAWTIPLGSGFIERWAIDIAQSIVTFQQGTGPVWEDGIPAGDGTGEVNEGILKADDAIAMNWQYDRQHTAGAGVPFFAYPYADLWKGHVVGQLLRWSLTLGKTLPFAGFWPIGVSSIATISHDSDVNDDIHAGSTLDLLAECGIRTTWCMLEPGYGADVYERVKLDGHELAFHYNALDEDGGKWGREEFLRQQEWLKSAAHLDRITTNKNHYTRFEGWGELFEWCEQAGISADQTRGPSKRGNVGFLFGTCHPYFPMASFSDRNRLYDVLEIGFLTQDVGHPQVADPSVIEPFLDRVATVRGVAHFLFHQIHIHERETVRDALRTVVNEAKRKGFAFWTSRQIDDWVRSRRSVSVAGVDAAGVPILRHSPERSQTAGEMEWFIPVLNDPAGSDRERASLVSMFGVSCLRWTRQP
- a CDS encoding MerR family transcriptional regulator; amino-acid sequence: MDAVRHYTMEDITERLGVTARTLHYYEEIGLLTSVSRTEGRHRVYDEEMVARIEHILRLKLALGASLQEIRDILQAEEELDRLRATFYGDAITDAERGRILDEATVRLQDIIAHIDERMGKLSVLRQSFAERLERANGLKGGSE
- a CDS encoding MFS transporter; the encoded protein is MDESRKWWILSVTSLGSLLSALNFSTLIIALPDLLKGLHASLLQAMWVMLAYMVAQTVMVLMAGSLADRFGRKRVYIAGMLLFTVVSLAAGFADDAPLLIVLRILQGIGGAMVMANSTAIVADAFPREELGKALGINIMVIAVGQIIGPVLGGWLTTAFGWEWTFWFNVPFGVIGVLWGLGVMGMKDDKIAAPKAGGLDFGGVITYVISVTALLIALTWGPIQSWTSPVVWISGLFFVVLFPVFLRFEKRHPNALLHLPLFTNRIFSFGIISATLNAIARMAVMFMLIFYFQGALEKDALVAGIMTIPLAAGMLVVSPLAGSLGDKYGETTPATVGLALSIFGLAGLALDTDLTTPFWHLAVYMTIISIGSGLFNSPNSSSIMNAAGAKFRGEASGIRSLTTNMGMMLSIAFSMPIVTHSIPHEAMLAIFSGTQVGMSGTESSLGGFISGLHAVFWFMAALMALAAFMSYLRATKSAVSRG
- a CDS encoding DMT family transporter, producing MQDRTVLLKLWGVSLLWGGNYVASAYMLRDFSPIYLSFARLVVMSLFLLSVAFVGQSVRRPNMREFGLLLLAGITGTLINQLFYFAGLQHSTAGNAALIIALSPIATTLLSRIFLNEAMSLQKVSGAIVALIGVVCIVLYGGKEIGISKGDIFLLMAMLGMSVSLLFIRKLTVTMTSYEVTIYATVLGTILMSPAVAVEAWNGDLHGSHRLFVWVLLIVVAVIGQGLAGFWWNQGIAVVGASMSAMFMNIPPFVAIIVSYFVLGDPIHAAQIGGGMLILAGVAITNMKRRQPQAASTAGLDANANV